One Styela clava chromosome 4, kaStyClav1.hap1.2, whole genome shotgun sequence genomic window, AGTTCAAATAAATATGTTGAACATTCTTCGTACAGAGTATGGTATTTCGCCGGAGTATGAGAAGTGCGAGGAGGCTCTGATATTGATAATAATTAAAATGCACCCGATGAACTTATTAGACTCGACCATACTAACATATATACGCAAGGCGCTTAGAAATGCGACGGAAAGCGTATTCGTAACGACTATCGCGATGTGTATTTCCAACAAAAACTACAAGGTCATGGAAGTGCTAAGTGCGTCCGTTGTATGAACAAAACTGTGACACTTCCAAAAATCACATTTTAAATGGCATCGCTCTCACGTATATTCGTTCCTAGTCGCGATTTCTCCCGTTCTCTTTCCTGTGGCATTTCACAACACCACTCAGAGCAACATTCAGTTTATTTCATCAAGCGAAGTTCGTCAAATATTCATGGAAAGTTTTTTGCCGCTTTGTTTTCTTCTATGCATTTCTACCGTGATAATGTGTTTATTCTCTAGAAATAATCCTCCATCGCCACCAAGTTTATCGCGGGAAAACTATTTACAACTCGAAGAAAATACCAGAACACAAGAGCAAAATTTGATGGGGAATTTTACGACTGCTTTGGAacctttaaaaaatttgaatgttgtATTGATTCTAATAGTTCGAAGTCTTGGATGTTCTATTTTCGCTTTATCTGTACCTTTGATTTCATCTATGATGTTGGGAACATTTCTCAACATGTCTGATTCGTATCCAGGAGCTATACGAATAGTAGGAGCACTACTTTCAGCGATTGGATCTATCGTTGTCGGTTGGTTGTTGGATTATtccaaatttaagaaagaaataacagtagtttgtaaGTTGTTAAACAgaattattttgatattattttcaaatgaaaacatCCTATGTGGAAACATTTCCGCGATGGATTGTTaacaaattttggtactcctgaagtatgcgcaccaagatgtcgcataacctgaaccctaacctggtacacaacctgagttcaggttgtgcgccatcttggggcgcatacttcaggaggtcccaaattTGTTAACAATCCATCGCGGATATGTTGTTATAAtatcttttaaaaatatttaatcctgACAAACAGCGAAACCACGGTATCTGGTCTACTTTTTTCGGACAAGtttgtcatatttatttacaGGCGTGATTTCGCTCTAAATCCGGCTTTACATAAGCCTGTGGGTGCAAATGCTCGAGgttgcaaatgtacgtgggtgcaaataaACATTGGAGTAAACAAATGTCTGAGGGTGCAAATGCCGCGAGTGGAATTGTCGGTTGGTGAAAATGCCCATGGGTCCAATGAAAACTCACAAGTTCAAATATCTTGGGTGCAGTTTATGACTGAAAATGTACAGGTGCCAATCTACGTGGATACAAATGTGCTGTCCCTCTAATTTTTAACGCGTCGTAAAGCGCAATAATGAACATTGCCTTTCTCACTTAACTAATCTTTAATGCTCTCTACTTCGTTGCAGGTGTCACTGGGATGCTCATCTGTGCCGTGGGAGTGTTCATTGGACATCTTTTCGGCCTTGTTTACTTAGTAACTATTTCATATCCATCGGCAAATATGTTTAATACGTTAGTTGGAGTATGCTGTACTGAACTTATTCTGGAAATAGGATATCCGAGCAATCCATTTATTATGATATCTTGGTTTCACATAACTACCGGAGTATTGGTTTTTAGGTATTCTGTTATAATAAGATCACTTATGAAGATAGTGAACGATGTGTCTGCAGCTGCCTTACCAGCAGTTGCAAGCTGTTTGGCGCTTGTTTTAGTTACAGCGTTGAGGTCGGATTATAGAAGAAGCATAACTGAAGAACAAGGAGTAATATGAGAAACTAAGACATAAAATTATCTGAATTCATCTAAAAGTGACTGGTTGATTTTGTCTGATTTTGAATGCTGCAAAGGACTTTTGAGAACAGTTTTCCAGCAATATAGTATTAAAGCAAATGCGTATTGTATTTCAGTTACTATAACAATAGAACAATTAAATGAACATTATTAAATTGTGACTCCGACTTCTCAAGCTCGGGACATAACAAGATTTTTGAAAACTTTCGTGCACTCGCgacatttttctagttttgatcAAAATGTTAAGTTGACTGAACGGCGTTTAGTTTCTGCTGGTAATTGTAAAATCCCCACTTTCAGAAGCCTCAAATGTCGAATATGAATGCATGAAATTTGACGGTCAATTCATTATCATtagaaaacatgaaaaattgcCTGACTTAACCTTCCGACCGCTCCAATCCCTGaccattttatgggtattttcaaacctatttttttttgtcaaccattaagcccttaAGCTTCAAtcatggctttttaaaagcgtctgctagagttctattcagcaatatatctttaaaacacactcctcgaaaaaaaaattttgcaaaaaaatttcaaaaatttctaaaaaaaaaattggactttgagatattctgtgtacagtagagggttaataattaattcctaattaattagttttttcttcaacgttttcgtcaagtttttcctaacataacaataccgaaacgactattatagcataaatggttattactctgaaattcacaattgtatttacagtattgtcaagttcaaggtcaaattaccgatactgatgacgtcacagctcttattattactgcacagaccacccccaatgcaaaaaaattaaattttttcgacggaaatgcgcgtagaacgacgtAAACAATCTCATACGCGCATTcacgcgttaaaattaccattaattttacgttttttttacatacaaaaaatctccatacctctgccaactatggagcagtcgaaatcatatttatcaaaacaacacagcgccaggaatgatcagggatagttagtatgactgaaaatacatgctaaagcaataataagtcgttataaaggagtattttctgtctgagctgagtcgacattttcagacgtctgacaggcgattttgaaatccacgctatttatacgattcgcactttgcgtcacggctggaaggttttatcgcttctctcatatcagggcattacgtcaataaacagttaagagcgatattaacagtagGTTACCATGTGCTAGACTTAATAGCGTTGAGAATCCCATATGGACTAACGAGCGGCGAGAGAGTTAAGTAATGACAAAACACATTTGCGGTTTGTGtacgtttttattaaataaaagaaAGATAGAAGTATGATTTAAAATTTCCACTCCCGGACCAAGTCTAGGAGTTGTGCCCTGATCTATAGGTGCACAGGACAGCGAGGCGTGGTATTACATTACCATTCCTCAAGACTCTCCAAGCTAACAATGGAGAGTTTGTCACCATTGATACTTCGTTTAACTTTTGGAGCGTCTGATTGCACTGGCGTCACCCATGTGTCTGTAGTAGGAACAGGTTCAGGGAAATCCAGTTCGGGAGCTCTAAAGGTGACGACGATATCCTTATGAAACTTCAGGAACTGGGGTGGCATCTTAGCAGGTGTAGAAGGTCGTGGCCTAGCCTCATCACGTAAGTTTATGCCGCCGTTTTCAAAGTAATCTTTGAGAGACAAGCTTCTCGAAGATCGGCTGATTTTGGCCCTTCCTCTCCAAGTTTTAGGGCTGTTTTTAATTTCGTTTATGGTACTCATTACTGGTGGTGGATTGTCTATTGGAGTGAGCATTCTGCTTTCAAGTTGCACTCGTGACGTTGAAGGCAATTCAGGCATTTTACTAATTACATGATTGTTCTCCAAACTGGAAACATTGCTAAGGTTCATAGTCTCACTGCTGTTGTTTTTGACTCCATTTTCGAAAAACACCAAACTGATATTCGAATCCGTTGAACTTTCGTTTACTTTGAGGCAAATTGGTTGAACTCGATTTCTTCTATATGATTCACAGCATCCATGGAAAAGAGACGGAAGTCGGGCATTTCTACGCCAAATCACCCAAGATATATGAAGTAGAAGTAGCACGAATGCAAAGGTTAATAGCAATAAACCATGAATAATTAGCCATGACTGAATGGCCTCATTGCATCCTCTGTCAaaagtttcattgaaatattCTCCAAACGGGATTGGGGTATTTGCGACAGGACTTGTCGTAGTACCCAACATAGCAAATGTTGAAACGTCAGTAAAAAAGTTCTCAGAAGGTAAAGAACAATCTGATATATTGATGCCACACGATTGCGGTGTCCAATCCCGGTCGATACCCCTATCGTTGTCGATCTGGATCCAATCCTTGCGGGATTCACGTCCGCAGCATTGAAATGTACTCTGAAAATGACGGCAAATTAGCAAAgcattgaaaacatattttgtataaaattgtGTATTCATCGATCCATGATATTTATCGGaaatttgttattatatatataagtattttcaatattaaaaatcacATTCATCGACGGGAATACAGATTATGCATGCGGATATATAACCAGATAATCGTGGGCGAGTGTTCAGAGACGCAATGTTCATGATGGCACTTTACCAacattctttatatatataactttcgCATTATATAAGATCTAACCTGATAAACGTCCATAATATTTCGATCCGTTGCCTCAGTAACCCAGGGTATTGCCGACTCCATCAGAGACGACATGTGGCTTCTTATTGGCGAATCCACGAGGAATAACAGTCCGCCTAAAGTAAGGCATAACACTATAACTATTCTCAAAACATAGATGAAACAAACTGATGCGTTCGGTTCTTTATCTGGAAAATCATCGATGATGCTCCTTTGACGATGAACACAAATCGACCCCTACAGTCCGATGACCTGGTTTGTAAAACACGACCTTATGTTATCAGTAATAAATACTCCAATAAACCACAATATGAGTTACTGATATTTACCAAAATTATCTCCAAGATATTTGCGAAAGCAATAAGGAAATTCCACGAAACGTCACCGAAACTTGTACCCACGCTGGGAAGGTACACAAAGATATCAGCACGCTTGATAACTCCGGAGAATTCTCCGCGATCAAACACGCCAGACTCAGCAAGATGAGCGAGAATTGCCCAAACCAGCAAGATGAATCCAAACAGAATACAGACAAATAGGTTGAACACATACCAGAAGAAAGAAATCTGCGATAAAAAACACATGTAATTTATGAATTCCAACTTGGGTTCTTCTTCATTTTATCAGGTATAAACTAACCTTCTCTGATCTTGTTCTCGTTATTACAAAACGTCTAGAAGGCATATTGATCAAATGATCCATATCATAACCGATGATCTAGAAAGATTCCGGTCAAATGAtggtttattttcattttcactcTTTTTCATGAAACAGTcaatattgtgacgtcacaaaacaCTTATGTTTTTATTTGCAACGCCaacttgaaacaaaaaatatcagcCTACCAGAACACTATGATTTTGAAgttcaaataaatatgttaaaCATTCTTCGTACAGAGTATGGTATTTCGCCGGAGTATGAGAAGTGCGAGGAGGCTCTGATATTGATAATAATTAAAATGCACCCGATGAACTTATTAGACTCGACCATACTAACATATATACGCAAGGCGCTTAGAAATGCGACGGAAAGCGTATTCGTAACGACTATCGCGATGTGTAATTCCAACAAAAACTACAAGGTCATGGAAGTGCTAAGTGCGTCCGTTGTATGAACAAAACTGTGACACTTCCAAAAATCACATTTTAAATGGCATCGCTCTCACGTATATTCGTTCCTAGTCGCGATTTCTCCCGTTCTCTTTCCTGTGGCATTTCACAACACCACTCAGAGCAACATTCAGTTTATTTCATCAAGCGAAGTTCGTCAAATATTCATGGAAAGTTTTTTGCCGCTTTGTTTTCTTCTATGCATTTCTACCGTGATAATGTGTTTATTCTCTAGAAATAATCCTCCATCGCCACCAAGTTTATCGCGGGAAAACTATTTACAACTCGAAGAAAATACCAGAACACAAGAGCAAAATTTGATGTGGAATTTTACGACTGCTTTGGAacctttaaaaaatttgaatgttgtATTGATTCTAATAGTTCGAAGTCTTGGATGTTCTATTTTCGCTTTATCTGTACCTTTGATTTCATCTATGATGTTGGGAACATTTCTCAACATGTCTGATTCGTATCCAGGAGCTATACGAATAGTAGGAGCACTACTTTCAGCGATTGGATCTATCGTTGTCGGTTGGTTGTTGGATTATtccaaatttaagaaagaaataacagtagtttgtaaGTTGTTAAACAgaattattttgatattattttcaaatgaaaacatCCTATGTGGAAACATTTCCGCGATGGATTGTTaacaaattttggtactcctgaagtatgcgcaccaagatgtcgcataacctgaaccctaacctggtacacaacctgagttcaggttgtgcgccatcttggagcgcatacttcaggaggtcccaaattTGTTAACAATCCATCGCGGATATGTTGTTATAatatctttcaaaaatatttaatcctgACAAACAGCGAAACCACGGTATCTGGTCTACTTTTTTCGGACAAGtttgtcatatttatttacaGGCGTGATTTCGCTCCAAATCCGGCTTTACATAAGCCTGTGGGTGCAAATGCTCGAGgttgcaaatgtacgtgggtgcaaataaACATTGGAGTAAACAAATGTCTGAGGGTGCAAATGCCGCGAGTGGAATTGTCGGCTGGTGAAAATGCCCATGGGTCCAATGAAAACTCACAAGTTCAAATATCTTGGGTGCAGTTTATGACTGAAAATGTACAGGTGCCAATCTACGTGGATACAAATGTGCTGTCACTCTAATTTTTAACGCGTCGTAAAGCGCAATAATGAACATTGCCTTTCTCACTTAACTAATCTTTAATGCTCTCTACTTCGTTGCAGGTGTCACTGGGATGCTCATCTGTGCCGTGGGAGTGTTCATTGGACATCTTTTCGGCCTTGTTTACTTAGTAACTATTTCATATCCATCGGCAAATATGTTTAATACGTTAGTTGGAGTATGCTGTACTGAACTTATTCTGAAAATAGGATATCCGAGCAATCCATTTATTATGATATCTTGGTTTCACATAACTACCGGAGTATTGGTTTTTAGGTATTCTGTTATAATAAGATCACTTATGAAGATAGTGAACGATGCGTCTGCAGCTGCCTTACCAGCAGTTGCAAGCTGTTTGGCGCTTGTTTTAGTTACAGCGTTGAGGTCGGATTATAGAAGAAGCAAAACTGAAGAATAGGGAGTAATATGAGAAACTAAGACATAAAATTATCTGAATTCATCTAAAAGTGACTGGTTGAT contains:
- the LOC144422123 gene encoding uncharacterized protein LOC144422123, producing MDHLINMPSRRFVITRTRSEKISFFWYVFNLFVCILFGFILLVWAILAHLAESGVFDRGEFSGVIKRADIFVYLPSVGTSFGDVSWNFLIAFANILEIILVIGL